A portion of the Segatella copri DSM 18205 genome contains these proteins:
- a CDS encoding ATP-binding protein: MNTFKRKIYSQLRLWKENTGGRRALMIKGARRVGKSTVAEEFARNEYESYILIDFGQASKRVIDLFDDLSDLDFIFLQLQMIYKVKLIERKSVIIFDEVQLAPKARQAIKYLVADGRYDYIETGSLIGIRKFTEGILIPSEETTIEMFPMDYEEFRWALGDDVSIPLFKQCFETQRALGDAVVRQSLRDFRLYMLIGGMPQVVSEYIRTNNFADVDEMKRSIISLYDADLRKIDSTGRASLLFNNIPAQLSHGGSRYQVSSVIENQRAENILPVLEDIKNSMIVNVAYHADDPNVGMSLTKNLEKFKLYLHDTGLFVTSMFMDKKATENVIYEKLLSDKLNANLGYVFENIVAQMLTASGNKLFYYTFASETSNHNYEIDFLLSRGNKVCPLEVKSSGYATHTSIDLFCKKFSSRISDKYLIYTKDFRKDKGVTCLPIFMVPFL, encoded by the coding sequence ATGAATACATTTAAAAGGAAGATTTACAGCCAGTTACGTTTATGGAAAGAAAACACTGGAGGCAGACGTGCTTTGATGATAAAAGGTGCTAGACGTGTAGGCAAATCAACAGTAGCAGAGGAATTTGCCAGGAACGAATATGAATCATATATTCTAATAGACTTCGGACAGGCATCCAAACGAGTTATCGACTTGTTTGATGACTTATCAGATTTGGATTTTATATTCCTGCAACTACAGATGATCTATAAGGTAAAGCTTATAGAGCGTAAGTCTGTTATTATTTTTGATGAAGTACAGCTTGCTCCTAAAGCACGCCAGGCAATCAAGTATTTGGTTGCAGACGGACGCTATGATTACATTGAAACAGGTTCGCTTATAGGCATTCGCAAGTTTACAGAAGGAATTTTGATACCGAGCGAAGAAACTACGATAGAAATGTTTCCTATGGACTATGAGGAATTTAGATGGGCTTTGGGAGACGATGTCAGTATTCCTTTGTTCAAACAGTGTTTTGAAACACAAAGAGCTCTTGGAGATGCGGTCGTCAGACAATCCTTGCGCGATTTCAGACTCTATATGTTGATAGGTGGTATGCCACAAGTTGTATCAGAATATATCAGGACGAATAATTTTGCTGATGTCGACGAGATGAAGCGTTCTATCATAAGTCTCTACGATGCAGACTTGCGTAAAATAGATTCCACAGGTCGTGCCTCGTTACTTTTCAACAATATACCTGCACAGCTTTCTCATGGCGGAAGTCGCTATCAGGTAAGTTCGGTAATAGAAAATCAAAGAGCAGAAAACATTCTTCCAGTATTGGAAGATATAAAAAACTCTATGATTGTGAATGTTGCATATCATGCAGATGATCCGAACGTAGGTATGTCTCTGACTAAGAATCTTGAGAAATTTAAGCTCTATCTACATGATACTGGTTTGTTTGTGACTTCCATGTTTATGGATAAGAAGGCTACAGAAAACGTGATTTATGAAAAGTTGCTTAGTGACAAGTTAAATGCAAACTTAGGATATGTTTTTGAAAATATTGTTGCTCAGATGTTAACTGCATCCGGAAACAAGTTATTCTATTATACATTTGCATCTGAGACATCTAATCATAATTACGAAATAGATTTTCTGCTGAGCAGAGGCAACAAAGTGTGTCCATTGGAAGTGAAATCTTCGGGGTATGCGACACATACATCCATAGATCTTTTTTGCAAAAAGTTCTCTTCTCGTATATCTGATAAATATCTTATTTACACAAAGGATTTTCGCAAGGACAAAGGTGTAACATGTCTTCCTATATTCATGGTACCATTCCTATGA
- a CDS encoding AAA family ATPase translates to MEQLNNPFVIYGYKGAEYFCDRKKETEVIMKALQNERNIVLISPRRIGKTGLIHHVFENISKQEPETHCFYLDINATRNLSQFIQLLAKTVIGKVDPFSQTAMRKITTFFAGYKPTMSFDEMTGIPTFSITVSPSQSEDSLKHIFEYLKQSEKRIYIAIDEFQQIAEYPEDGTEALLRSYIQFLPNVYFIFAGSKQHMMTDMFLSAKRPFYQSSQILNLPLINQDEYHRFANRWMGTRNLTMDPDTFAYLYNKVDGQTWYIQDILNRLYQNGKEITTAEIDDVTLELVNEQEVAFVNYYDSLTDNQTALLSAIAQDKAVTSILSQDFISRHNLPAASSVSLALKTLINREFIYKYNGCYIIYDRFFGMWLRKNCAGN, encoded by the coding sequence ATGGAACAGCTGAATAACCCATTTGTTATCTACGGATATAAGGGAGCAGAATACTTCTGCGACCGCAAAAAAGAGACGGAAGTCATCATGAAGGCTTTGCAGAATGAGCGTAACATCGTGCTCATCTCTCCCCGACGCATCGGAAAGACGGGACTCATACACCATGTCTTTGAGAACATCAGTAAGCAGGAGCCTGAAACGCATTGTTTCTATCTCGACATCAATGCCACAAGAAATCTGAGCCAATTCATCCAATTATTGGCAAAGACGGTTATCGGGAAGGTTGATCCTTTCTCACAAACTGCCATGCGCAAGATTACCACTTTCTTTGCCGGCTACAAACCTACGATGTCGTTTGATGAGATGACGGGAATCCCTACGTTCTCGATTACGGTTTCACCAAGCCAGAGCGAGGATTCTCTCAAACATATCTTCGAGTATCTGAAACAATCGGAGAAACGAATCTATATTGCCATCGACGAGTTCCAGCAGATAGCCGAATATCCCGAAGATGGCACAGAGGCCCTGCTGCGCTCCTACATCCAGTTCTTGCCGAATGTATATTTCATCTTTGCAGGCAGTAAGCAGCACATGATGACCGACATGTTCCTGTCGGCAAAACGCCCATTCTATCAGAGTTCGCAAATTCTCAATCTTCCTCTCATCAACCAGGATGAGTATCATCGTTTTGCCAACAGATGGATGGGAACCCGGAATCTGACCATGGATCCTGATACCTTTGCCTATCTATATAATAAGGTGGATGGTCAAACCTGGTATATCCAGGATATTCTGAACCGCCTCTATCAGAACGGAAAGGAAATAACGACAGCGGAAATTGATGATGTAACCCTGGAATTGGTGAACGAGCAGGAAGTGGCATTCGTGAATTACTACGATTCCCTTACGGACAATCAGACTGCCCTTTTATCTGCCATTGCCCAGGATAAGGCTGTCACCTCCATTCTTTCGCAGGATTTCATCAGCCGCCACAACTTGCCTGCTGCCAGCAGCGTGAGTCTTGCTCTCAAGACGCTGATCAATAGAGAATTCATCTACAAGTACAATGGCTGCTATATCATCTACGACCGCTTCTTCGGGATGTGGTTGAGGAAGAACTGCGCAGGAAATTAA
- a CDS encoding PD-(D/E)XK nuclease domain-containing protein: MSNKNERDFQTVFYLIFNLMGAYMRVEENSAIGRADAVVYMPDAVFVFELKYDGSAEEAIRQIDEKGYLIPYSADGKRLFKIGVNFDSSQRTIGDWIIREE, encoded by the coding sequence TTGAGTAATAAGAACGAACGGGATTTCCAGACGGTGTTCTATCTTATCTTCAACCTGATGGGTGCCTACATGAGGGTAGAGGAGAACAGTGCGATAGGCAGGGCTGATGCCGTGGTGTATATGCCTGATGCCGTGTTTGTTTTTGAACTGAAGTATGATGGTTCTGCCGAAGAAGCTATCAGGCAGATTGATGAAAAGGGATATCTGATTCCATATTCTGCAGATGGTAAGCGCCTGTTTAAAATAGGTGTAAATTTCGATAGTAGTCAGCGTACGATTGGTGATTGGATAATCAGGGAAGAATAA
- a CDS encoding IS982 family transposase has translation MEITKDKVTELFCIIDEFYKVFDAENAGKLLLSEDGVKRRRRKASLSDSEIMTILLYFHFGSFRNFKHYYLFFIRGTLKSYFPNAVSYNRFVELESRVFFPLMFFLNLRAFGRCTGITFVDSTMIPICHNLRRYANKVFKGIATDGKGTMGWCHGFKLHLACNDRGEIIAFVLTGANVSDKDPAVFDVLAKRLYGKLFADKGYISQKLFDSLFEEGIQLVTGLRVNMKNKLMPFYDKMMLRKRYIIETINDLLKNTAQIVHSRHRSVSNFIINIISALGAYCFFDNKPKALTGYVIEDTKQLSLF, from the coding sequence ATGGAGATTACCAAGGACAAAGTTACAGAATTATTTTGTATTATTGATGAATTTTACAAAGTTTTTGATGCTGAAAATGCAGGAAAATTGCTTTTGAGTGAAGATGGAGTAAAGCGCAGACGACGTAAAGCCTCTTTATCTGATAGTGAAATCATGACGATTTTGCTGTATTTCCATTTCGGCTCATTCCGAAACTTCAAGCATTATTACCTATTCTTTATTAGAGGAACATTGAAGTCATATTTTCCAAATGCAGTGTCTTATAACCGTTTTGTAGAACTTGAAAGTCGCGTATTCTTCCCTCTCATGTTCTTCCTGAATCTCCGTGCTTTTGGCAGATGTACAGGTATAACCTTTGTTGATTCAACCATGATACCAATATGCCACAATCTCAGGCGTTATGCCAACAAAGTGTTCAAAGGCATTGCCACAGACGGAAAGGGAACAATGGGATGGTGTCATGGGTTCAAGCTACATCTGGCTTGTAATGATAGAGGTGAGATAATTGCTTTTGTTCTCACTGGTGCAAACGTTAGCGACAAAGATCCAGCGGTATTCGATGTATTGGCTAAACGTCTGTATGGCAAGCTGTTTGCAGATAAAGGCTATATCTCGCAAAAACTCTTCGATTCGCTTTTTGAGGAAGGCATCCAGTTGGTTACAGGACTGAGAGTGAACATGAAGAACAAACTAATGCCGTTCTATGACAAGATGATGCTACGCAAAAGATACATCATTGAAACGATTAATGACCTGTTGAAAAATACGGCTCAGATAGTACATTCACGTCACAGGTCTGTTTCGAATTTCATCATAAATATTATTTCTGCATTAGGGGCATACTGTTTCTTTGACAACAAGCCCAAGGCACTTACTGGATACGTTATCGAAGATACGAAACAGCTGAGTCTTTTCTAA
- a CDS encoding ATP-binding protein produces MAKIVNKYPVGIQTFEKIRENGYLYIDKTKYIVDFREKQMSYVFLSRPRRFGKSLFASTLQAYFAGRKELFEGLAIADYEKDWVKHPVLHFDLSGAKHFDEEGLKHYLDLQLKPYEKLYGRDDDELYPNDRLDGIVKRAYEQTSEKVVVIIDEYDAPLLDVVHEKDVLKQLRLIMQNFYSPLKKLDPYLEFTFITGITKFSQLSIFSELNNLDNISMFDQYSAICGISKAELCTQMKPDIEALGEALGMTYEECLAELTRYYDGYHFSEKSEDVFNPFSLVKALNAQKIAPYWFGSGTPTYLIKTLQKYHVSVMDIEKKSCDIDDFDVSPELVTSALPLLYQSGYLTIKKYNPILHRYTLEYPNKEVKTGMLKSLAPNYLSPISLDNNSLVGDFLEKLYDADVEGAMVRLKAYLTSVRDKK; encoded by the coding sequence CAGACATTTGAAAAAATCCGCGAGAATGGCTATCTCTATATAGATAAGACCAAATATATTGTGGATTTCAGGGAAAAGCAGATGTCGTATGTCTTTCTGAGTCGTCCAAGACGATTCGGTAAGTCGCTCTTTGCCTCTACCCTCCAGGCTTATTTTGCGGGAAGAAAGGAACTTTTCGAGGGATTGGCCATTGCTGATTATGAGAAGGATTGGGTGAAGCATCCTGTGCTCCACTTCGACCTGAGCGGTGCCAAGCATTTTGATGAGGAAGGCTTGAAGCATTATCTCGACTTGCAGCTGAAACCATACGAGAAGCTCTATGGCAGGGATGATGATGAATTGTATCCAAACGACCGATTGGATGGAATCGTAAAGCGAGCTTACGAACAGACGAGCGAAAAGGTGGTTGTCATTATTGATGAATATGATGCCCCATTGCTGGATGTTGTGCATGAGAAGGATGTACTCAAGCAGTTGCGTCTCATTATGCAGAACTTCTATAGTCCTCTGAAAAAGCTCGACCCATATCTGGAGTTTACCTTCATTACGGGTATTACTAAGTTCTCTCAGCTCAGTATCTTCAGCGAACTCAACAACCTCGATAATATCAGCATGTTCGACCAGTATTCGGCTATCTGTGGTATCAGTAAGGCTGAACTTTGTACGCAGATGAAACCGGATATAGAGGCTCTTGGTGAAGCTCTTGGCATGACGTACGAGGAATGTCTGGCTGAGTTGACAAGATACTATGACGGCTATCATTTCAGTGAGAAATCAGAGGATGTCTTTAATCCGTTCAGTTTGGTAAAGGCCTTGAACGCCCAAAAAATTGCCCCTTACTGGTTTGGTTCTGGAACGCCAACTTATCTTATCAAAACGTTGCAGAAGTACCATGTCAGCGTGATGGATATAGAGAAAAAGTCATGTGATATAGATGACTTTGATGTTTCGCCCGAACTGGTGACCTCTGCACTTCCGCTGCTCTATCAGAGCGGTTACCTCACCATCAAGAAGTATAATCCGATATTGCATCGTTATACGCTGGAATATCCTAACAAGGAGGTTAAGACGGGGATGCTCAAGAGTCTTGCGCCCAACTATCTTTCACCAATATCTTTGGATAATAATAGTCTGGTAGGTGATTTCCTGGAAAAGCTCTATGATGCTGATGTTGAGGGAGCGATGGTGCGCCTGAAGGCCTATCTTACCTCAGTTCGGGATAAGAAATAG